A stretch of the Saccharolobus caldissimus genome encodes the following:
- a CDS encoding clan AA aspartic protease, whose product MKIKAKINDIEDWFIIDTGFSGEVLVNYEIFERIQSPKIDVGSICVSEEECYKGFGKIATLNVMGNEINVITIWVPQLNENLIGERALIKLGLVINYKDFTISDP is encoded by the coding sequence GTGAAAATCAAAGCTAAAATTAACGATATAGAGGATTGGTTTATAATAGATACTGGGTTTAGTGGAGAAGTGCTGGTTAATTATGAAATCTTCGAGAGAATTCAATCCCCTAAAATAGATGTAGGTAGCATATGTGTGAGTGAGGAAGAGTGTTATAAGGGATTCGGTAAGATCGCTACGTTAAACGTAATGGGAAATGAGATTAACGTAATAACCATATGGGTACCTCAGTTAAATGAGAACTTAATAGGCGAAAGAGCTCTAATAAAATTAGGGTTAGTAATCAATTACAAGGACTTCACTATTTCAGATCCGTAG
- a CDS encoding APC family permease produces the protein MNRRKLSAFEAFSLSFGGQAPFTSIITFGTVGLQLGGSFLVLATLIGTILVLLNGLVIYRLSLRYSEQGGYFTYAFYSLTQRLGLLTGWIFILYAFAYGGTLLAGSIYIITNYIKLPFLTSDIFTLAIIIFSSFLIIRGLEISVKYAEIISVAEILAIAISSYVLLANVHVPFKLNVPAEPFLVILYAIGMPIGYGNLNPMSEDIKNARKIVGIITVIVILLGGLLSALLFYASSFYGSDLIEILRNNVGFMFPYLVFSALNGGILGGIAYIIAMSRIIYSMSLRKFIPVIFSLLRYNRPFNAELFSLAIYSIFLFLSIHFYGVYNTFLVLGGITVLSYLVISLSANLSLFRITLKKIRKRKQEMGLSVISSVLSIIILIYSIRENVPIVNYIFFSWIIGGFIYAEILEMIGQYEDDKD, from the coding sequence GTGAATAGAAGAAAACTTTCTGCCTTTGAAGCCTTTTCGCTGTCCTTTGGTGGTCAAGCTCCTTTCACATCAATTATTACATTTGGCACTGTTGGTTTACAGTTAGGAGGCTCTTTTTTAGTTTTAGCTACTCTTATAGGCACTATTTTAGTTTTATTGAATGGTCTTGTAATATATAGACTTTCTTTAAGATATTCAGAACAAGGTGGATATTTTACTTATGCTTTTTATTCATTAACTCAAAGATTAGGATTATTAACAGGTTGGATATTTATATTATATGCTTTTGCTTATGGAGGTACTCTATTAGCTGGCTCTATCTATATTATTACTAATTATATAAAACTACCATTTCTTACTTCTGATATCTTTACATTAGCCATTATTATATTCTCATCATTTTTAATAATAAGAGGATTAGAGATTTCAGTAAAATATGCGGAAATTATTTCTGTAGCTGAAATATTGGCTATAGCAATCAGTTCTTATGTGTTATTAGCTAACGTTCATGTTCCTTTTAAGTTAAACGTTCCTGCTGAACCCTTTCTTGTAATTCTTTACGCTATAGGTATGCCAATAGGTTATGGAAATCTTAACCCTATGTCTGAAGACATAAAAAACGCTAGAAAAATTGTAGGTATAATAACAGTGATAGTAATATTGCTAGGTGGATTACTTTCAGCCCTTCTATTTTATGCCTCTTCATTTTACGGTTCAGATTTAATAGAAATATTAAGGAATAACGTGGGTTTCATGTTCCCTTATCTCGTCTTTTCAGCGTTAAATGGTGGAATTTTAGGTGGTATAGCATATATTATTGCAATGTCTAGAATTATATACTCAATGTCCTTAAGGAAATTTATACCAGTAATCTTTTCATTACTGAGATATAATAGACCATTCAATGCTGAATTATTCTCATTAGCGATATATTCCATTTTCTTATTTCTTTCTATACATTTTTATGGAGTATATAATACTTTTCTAGTTTTAGGAGGCATCACAGTATTAAGTTATTTAGTAATTTCATTATCTGCTAATTTATCGTTATTTAGAATAACTCTAAAGAAGATAAGAAAAAGAAAGCAAGAAATGGGATTATCGGTAATTTCTTCCGTATTATCAATTATAATCCTTATTTACTCCATAAGGGAAAATGTGCCAATCGTAAATTATATATTCTTTTCATGGATTATAGGTGGCTTTATCTACGCTGAGATATTGGAAATGATAGGCCAATATGAAGATGATAAAGACTAA
- a CDS encoding MBL fold metallo-hydrolase yields the protein MKVYEIHLRFVKSFLIEDKDLILVDAGTPGSGKIIIDKLNKMGKNPSKIKFVIFTHSHIDHIGGASEIRKTISEAKFGIDENGVEYLRSGKIREPILHSSVLKFIFSIGKPFLFKRFDGVNVDFVLQEGELIKGIEILKTPGHTNDSISIYLRDIDVIIVGDTLQGTKNGLKYPNIYEDFNELQKSVEKIKSLKPSMVYVSHGISSSKFLV from the coding sequence ATGAAAGTTTATGAAATACACCTAAGATTTGTTAAATCATTTCTCATAGAGGATAAGGATCTTATCTTAGTTGATGCTGGAACACCAGGTAGCGGAAAAATTATAATAGACAAATTAAATAAAATGGGGAAAAATCCTAGCAAAATAAAATTTGTAATATTTACACATTCACATATAGATCACATTGGCGGTGCATCTGAAATAAGAAAAACCATAAGTGAGGCTAAATTTGGAATAGATGAGAATGGTGTTGAGTATCTTAGATCTGGAAAAATAAGGGAGCCAATTTTACATTCTTCTGTACTAAAATTTATATTTTCTATAGGTAAACCATTTCTTTTTAAAAGATTTGATGGTGTAAACGTGGACTTCGTGTTACAAGAAGGAGAATTAATTAAAGGTATCGAGATACTTAAGACGCCTGGGCATACAAATGATTCGATCTCGATTTATTTAAGGGATATAGATGTAATAATAGTAGGTGATACGTTACAAGGGACTAAGAATGGTTTAAAATACCCTAATATATATGAAGATTTTAATGAACTTCAAAAAAGTGTAGAGAAAATAAAATCTTTAAAACCTTCAATGGTTTATGTTTCTCACGGAATTAGTTCATCAAAATTCCTAGTTTAG
- a CDS encoding HEPN domain-containing protein, which translates to MSIDLYEKLKERAKYFFEESKKDALNKHYDIALFHLEQAFQLGLKAYLLKNKGDFPKTHNLVELIKLVENDCIKRISKRRWYIISILTDAYIGSRYLLRDYSENEYRASKKFVEDALKCLNIITKD; encoded by the coding sequence GTGAGTATAGATCTATATGAAAAATTAAAGGAAAGAGCCAAATATTTTTTCGAAGAAAGTAAAAAAGACGCTCTAAATAAGCATTATGATATTGCCTTATTTCACTTAGAACAGGCTTTTCAACTAGGATTAAAAGCTTATCTACTAAAAAATAAAGGAGATTTCCCTAAAACTCATAACTTAGTCGAGCTAATTAAATTAGTAGAAAATGATTGTATAAAAAGAATTAGTAAGAGGAGATGGTACATCATAAGTATATTAACAGATGCTTATATAGGTTCCAGATATTTATTAAGAGATTATTCGGAGAATGAATATAGAGCCTCAAAGAAATTTGTGGAGGACGCATTAAAATGTTTGAATATTATAACAAAAGATTAA
- a CDS encoding haloacid dehalogenase type II: protein MTVLAFDIFGTVLDTSEIIQEFRTKQLEYTWLLTLMGKYMDFEEITKRALMHVLKSRHEEHRFEEELRKWRNLKAYKDAIYLKDISKLVDIYALSNGSVNEVREHLNRNGLLSYFKGIFSAESVKEYKPSPKVYKYFMSSIKDEDAYLVSSNPFDVIGAKNAGMKAIYVNRRNLIVDPLDYEPDVTVRDFEELYKWISNKKG, encoded by the coding sequence ATGACTGTATTAGCATTCGATATATTTGGAACTGTTTTAGATACGTCTGAAATAATCCAAGAATTTAGAACTAAGCAATTAGAATACACTTGGCTATTAACATTAATGGGTAAATATATGGATTTTGAAGAGATAACCAAGAGGGCTTTAATGCATGTTTTAAAATCTCGTCATGAAGAACATAGATTTGAAGAAGAATTAAGAAAATGGAGAAATCTGAAAGCTTATAAGGATGCTATTTATTTAAAGGATATTTCTAAACTTGTTGACATTTACGCTCTAAGCAACGGGTCAGTTAATGAGGTAAGAGAACATCTAAATAGAAATGGTCTCTTATCGTATTTTAAAGGTATATTCAGTGCTGAGAGCGTTAAAGAGTATAAACCTTCACCTAAAGTATATAAATACTTCATGAGTTCAATAAAAGATGAAGATGCATATTTAGTATCCTCAAATCCATTTGACGTTATAGGAGCTAAAAACGCTGGAATGAAAGCAATATATGTAAATAGAAGAAATTTAATTGTTGATCCATTAGATTACGAGCCAGATGTTACTGTAAGAGATTTTGAAGAGCTATATAAATGGATCAGTAATAAGAAAGGCTAA
- a CDS encoding sodium:calcium antiporter, whose protein sequence is MILFWLEFVGIFAGLTIAAELLAKGIDDLEDYLGQGMSGGIVMGLLTALPETIFVIIASISGHYDIALGSAIGGNVILFTLGIGLVGIIYKLKWGTNLIISEEYKVENTFLFLSTLAIILVLLYGILNIITGLILISIYVYYILYRVNKFRKEKNDRRKIATRKPFIYLTIGSVLLILLSQPFVSYISILSRIFNVPAIWLSLFISPIAAELEEKLSAIRLALMSKSGGSLSILGFVGSKVENATLLVGLIGILNDYPLHSALTEIISMIIANLIALYILFDRKLNVVESIILILSYAVIIIASLII, encoded by the coding sequence ATGATCCTTTTCTGGCTTGAATTTGTAGGGATATTTGCAGGGCTAACAATTGCCGCTGAATTATTAGCAAAGGGTATAGATGATCTAGAAGATTACCTTGGTCAAGGAATGTCTGGTGGAATAGTAATGGGTTTACTAACTGCACTGCCTGAGACGATTTTCGTTATCATTGCATCTATTAGTGGTCATTATGACATAGCCTTAGGTTCTGCTATAGGCGGTAATGTAATATTGTTCACATTAGGTATTGGTTTAGTAGGAATAATATATAAGTTAAAGTGGGGAACTAACCTTATTATAAGTGAAGAATATAAAGTAGAGAACACGTTTCTTTTCTTATCTACCTTGGCAATCATATTAGTATTATTATATGGAATATTAAACATTATAACTGGCTTAATTCTCATCTCAATTTATGTATATTATATACTATATAGGGTAAATAAGTTTAGAAAAGAGAAAAATGATAGAAGGAAGATTGCCACTAGAAAACCTTTCATATACTTAACAATAGGCTCAGTCTTATTAATATTACTATCACAGCCATTTGTAAGTTATATAAGCATATTATCTAGAATATTTAATGTTCCAGCTATTTGGCTATCTTTATTTATCTCTCCAATAGCAGCTGAACTTGAGGAGAAACTTTCTGCAATAAGATTAGCTCTGATGTCTAAATCTGGTGGTTCACTATCAATTTTGGGATTTGTGGGAAGTAAAGTAGAGAATGCTACGCTACTAGTTGGATTAATAGGTATACTTAACGATTATCCTCTTCATTCTGCGTTAACAGAAATTATATCTATGATAATAGCTAACTTAATAGCATTATATATTCTATTTGATAGAAAATTAAACGTAGTTGAGTCAATTATTTTAATACTAAGTTATGCCGTAATAATCATCGCTTCTCTTATTATATAA
- the hjc gene encoding Holliday junction resolvase Hjc: MNRDIGKSAERELVSILREEGFNAVRVPTSNSSPNPLPDIFATKGNILLGIECKSTWENKVRVKESQIRKLFEFLSMFTMDRIPIVAVKFKKIHRWKVYLPNRIEEIIVTLDNSIFLEELLSEIKSFNAYYGSEIVKSL; the protein is encoded by the coding sequence ATGAACAGAGATATAGGCAAGAGTGCTGAAAGGGAATTGGTATCTATTCTAAGGGAAGAGGGATTTAATGCTGTAAGAGTACCTACATCTAATTCATCCCCAAATCCTTTACCCGATATTTTCGCAACTAAGGGTAATATTTTATTAGGCATAGAATGTAAAAGTACATGGGAAAATAAGGTCAGAGTTAAGGAAAGTCAAATTAGAAAATTATTCGAGTTTCTATCCATGTTCACTATGGATAGAATTCCTATTGTAGCTGTGAAATTTAAGAAAATTCATCGATGGAAGGTTTACTTGCCTAATAGAATTGAAGAAATAATAGTAACATTAGATAATTCTATATTTTTAGAAGAGTTACTAAGCGAGATAAAGTCTTTTAACGCTTACTACGGATCTGAAATAGTGAAGTCCTTGTAA
- a CDS encoding MFS transporter — MNSTNLALLVVVLGTLMSAVDTTIVVLAIPSIAQELHTNLYVIIWVIILYLLVIAVFTTQLGRLGDIYGRSRFYNLGFAIFTLGSALCGASPNAISLVAFRGVQGLGAAMMQANSGAIIADIFPPNQRGKAYGYTSIGWNAGATLGIVLGGFITTFVGWRYIFYINVPIGIIAIILGLKYIKSLERRNAKLDIVGMLSLLASLSLISYGAADIAGEGIRALNIYLISAGLIILLGFLLIERRQQFPIIDLKAFRASRVFTYSLFASFLQTTGYLATAFIIIMYLQGIRGLSPFNASLLLVPGYVLASLVAPFTGRLSDKIGARIPATAGLALMMLAIFVYLHLSINTPLYFIIIASTIGGLGSSLFFPANNSAIMANAPRGFYGGASGLARTLSNIGTLLSYVIAISVASVTVPRYVAFEVFLGTTNLIGGVASSFLTGLKSAFYVSLGILAVALVLSALRGKEARTQLVQIDQSHNQ, encoded by the coding sequence ATGAATTCAACTAACTTAGCGTTATTAGTCGTCGTTTTAGGAACGTTAATGTCAGCCGTGGATACCACTATTGTAGTCTTAGCGATTCCATCTATTGCTCAAGAATTGCATACTAACCTTTATGTAATTATTTGGGTTATCATACTTTACCTTCTAGTTATAGCGGTCTTTACAACTCAGTTAGGTAGATTAGGAGATATTTATGGTAGATCACGTTTTTACAATTTAGGATTCGCAATATTTACATTAGGTTCAGCTCTCTGTGGAGCCTCTCCTAATGCAATTTCCTTAGTAGCATTTAGAGGAGTTCAAGGGTTAGGAGCTGCGATGATGCAAGCTAATTCTGGGGCTATAATTGCTGATATATTTCCTCCAAATCAAAGGGGCAAAGCTTATGGTTATACTTCAATAGGTTGGAACGCTGGGGCTACTTTAGGGATAGTACTAGGAGGGTTTATCACAACTTTCGTAGGCTGGAGGTACATATTTTACATTAATGTACCAATAGGAATAATAGCTATAATATTGGGATTAAAGTATATAAAAAGCCTGGAAAGAAGAAATGCTAAACTGGATATTGTAGGCATGCTAAGTTTATTGGCTTCCCTATCCTTAATATCCTATGGAGCTGCTGATATTGCAGGAGAAGGGATAAGAGCGTTAAACATTTACCTAATATCTGCTGGTTTAATTATACTATTAGGATTTCTATTAATCGAGAGAAGGCAGCAGTTCCCTATAATAGACCTTAAAGCATTTAGAGCAAGTAGGGTATTTACGTATTCCTTGTTTGCATCGTTCCTGCAAACAACAGGTTATTTAGCTACAGCATTCATTATAATAATGTATCTTCAAGGAATTAGAGGATTATCACCTTTCAACGCCTCTTTACTACTGGTTCCAGGTTACGTTTTAGCCAGTTTAGTCGCACCATTTACTGGAAGATTATCGGATAAAATAGGTGCTAGAATACCTGCTACAGCAGGATTAGCTTTAATGATGTTGGCTATTTTCGTTTATTTACACCTTTCAATTAATACTCCTTTGTACTTCATTATAATCGCTTCAACAATAGGCGGTTTAGGTTCCTCTCTGTTCTTCCCAGCTAATAATAGTGCTATAATGGCTAATGCACCCAGAGGATTTTATGGCGGTGCTTCTGGTTTAGCAAGGACACTATCAAATATAGGGACTCTTTTAAGTTACGTTATAGCAATAAGCGTAGCCTCTGTGACTGTTCCTAGATATGTTGCATTTGAAGTGTTCCTAGGAACTACAAATTTGATAGGTGGTGTAGCCAGTTCTTTCTTAACAGGTTTAAAATCAGCGTTTTATGTATCATTAGGGATATTAGCTGTTGCATTAGTCTTATCCGCATTAAGAGGTAAGGAGGCTAGAACTCAGTTAGTACAGATAGATCAAAGTCATAATCAATAA
- a CDS encoding nucleotidyltransferase domain-containing protein — MFEYYNKRLREINEDFKKNKDKYFKIISEIAKKYKGKAYLFGSQIKGTAIASSDVDVLIEIPCNVYWLTVLSELMREIRNPKFEFHIHCGKEAEELKKLIKDYIELD, encoded by the coding sequence ATGTTTGAATATTATAACAAAAGATTAAGAGAAATTAACGAAGACTTTAAGAAAAATAAGGATAAATATTTTAAGATAATCAGCGAAATAGCAAAAAAATACAAAGGTAAGGCTTACTTATTTGGTTCTCAAATAAAGGGTACTGCGATAGCATCAAGCGACGTAGATGTGCTAATAGAAATCCCTTGTAACGTTTACTGGCTTACTGTACTTTCAGAATTAATGAGAGAAATAAGGAATCCTAAGTTTGAATTTCATATTCATTGTGGAAAAGAGGCTGAGGAATTAAAGAAACTGATTAAAGATTACATTGAGCTAGATTAG
- a CDS encoding pyrimidine dimer DNA glycosylase/endonuclease V, whose protein sequence is MRLWSIHPSYLDIKGFLGLWREALLAQKALLGETKGYKNHPQLLRFKRSKDPILYIGTYLYHVYLEGKRRGCKLDKSKIIKYDISLKMPVNRGQVEYEFQHLLKKLEKRDIRKYRELKDLKSIEVHPLFYIVEGGIEDWEKLKII, encoded by the coding sequence ATGAGGTTATGGTCAATACATCCATCTTATTTAGACATTAAAGGTTTTTTAGGCTTATGGAGAGAGGCATTGCTTGCACAAAAAGCTCTTTTAGGAGAAACTAAGGGTTATAAAAATCATCCCCAGTTACTCAGATTCAAAAGAAGTAAAGATCCCATTCTCTATATCGGCACATATTTATATCACGTTTATCTTGAAGGAAAAAGAAGAGGATGTAAATTAGATAAATCTAAGATCATAAAATATGACATTAGCCTAAAGATGCCAGTAAATAGAGGGCAAGTCGAATATGAATTCCAACATTTGCTCAAAAAACTTGAGAAGAGAGATATAAGGAAATATAGGGAACTTAAAGATTTAAAGAGTATAGAGGTTCATCCTCTTTTTTACATAGTTGAAGGTGGAATCGAAGATTGGGAAAAGTTAAAAATAATTTAA
- a CDS encoding PaREP1 family protein: MLKEGYSRNSASKLFLSWKALLSSLIVFNFNKIMEKKKKEGKDEELKWYLKIGYSAPTTGLLDSKGLLI, encoded by the coding sequence ATGTTAAAGGAGGGATATAGTAGGAATTCTGCGAGTAAACTTTTTCTTTCATGGAAGGCTCTTTTAAGTTCTTTAATTGTATTTAATTTTAATAAAATAATGGAAAAGAAAAAGAAAGAAGGAAAAGATGAGGAATTAAAATGGTATTTAAAGATAGGGTATTCCGCTCCCACTACTGGATTATTGGATTCAAAGGGCTTGTTAATCTAA